The Tindallia californiensis genomic interval TCGGCCCACCAGAAATAAGTTTAGTGCTAAGACAGCACCTAAGCAAGCCATTAGAACAACCAACTCTAGCGCATATTTTTTCTTTTCTGCCTTCTTTTTTTTGTTCTGCTTACCTTTTTTTTCCTTCGTAGCCGGTATTTCATACGGGTATTCATAAGGTAACTGCTGGGCTGCATGCATGTTTTACACCCCTTTCAAAATCATATTTTTTCAGCTACTCTCAGTTTTGCACTTCTCGCACGTGGGTTATGTGCTAATTCGCCCTCTCCAGATACAATTGGTTTTCTTGTTATTATTTTAATTTGTTGTTTTTGCTGGCATTTGCATTCCGGGAATTCCACAGGACAAACACAATCCTTTTGAAATTCTTTGTAAGCACTTTTAACCATTCGATCTTCTAAGGAATGAAAGGAAATGACACACAACCTGCCTCCTGGCTTTAAATGATCTATCGCTGTCATTAATAGTGACTTTATCTGCTGTAGTTCTTGATTAACTTCCATTCTTATCGCTTGAAAAGTTCTTTTTGCCGGATGTGGCCCCTCTCTTCTAGCTTTTGCAGGAATTGCATTTTTAATGATCTCCACAAGTTCAAAACTTGTTTCAACAGGAGCCCTTTGTCTACTTTCAACGATAAAGGAAGCAACACGTTTTGCCCACTTTTCTTCTCCATACTCTTTTATAATTTGATGTAGCTTCTCTTCCGAGTATTGGTTAACGACATCGCTTGCATTAAAGGATTGTCTTTGATCCATCCTCATATCAAGCGATGCGTTCTGCATATACGAAAAACCTCTGGATCCTTCATCTAACTGAAAAGATGATACTCCTAAATCCAGAAGTATGCCATCTACCAAGGGTTCCGACAACTCATTAAGAATATGTTTTATGTTGGCAAATTCATCATGGATAATCTCATACCGACAAGAAAGATTTAAACCCTTCATTTTTTTAGACGCTTCTTGTATGGCCACTTCATCCCGGTCAATGCCTATTATAAGACCTTCTTCTCCCAACTGCTGTGCAATGGCACTTGTGTGACCTGCACCACCTAAGGTTCCATCTACATAAATTCCAGAAGGTTTTATGTTTAAGTATTGCAAAGATTCTGATAGTAATACAGATTCGTGATTTAAGCTCACCCTGCATGCCCCCTCGTCATTCATCGCTTCAACCGATCAAATTCCTAACTCTTGCATCTTGCTGGCAATTTCATCATAACTCAGATTTTCATCGCTATTATATTCCTGCCAGATAGGTTGACTCCAAATTTCTACCCGAGTCCCTACCCCTATTACCATTACTTCTTTTTCTAGTTTTGCATGATCTCTAAGATTAGCAGGTAAGCGGATTCTCCCTTGGTTATCCAATTCACATTCTGTAGCTCCCGAGAAAAAAAACCGCACAAAAGCCCTCGCATTTTGATTCGTTAATGGCAACTGCTTCAATTTGCTTTCCAATGTTTTCCATTCATTCATTGGATAAACAAATAGAGACTGATCCAATCCTTTCGTAGCAATGAAAGATTCTCCTAACTCTTCACGAAAACGAGCAGGCATGCTGAGTCTACCTTTTGTATCAATCGTGTGTGCATATTCTCCGATAAACATTGGCAACCCACTTCCCTTGCTACTGTGGATTTTCTTTCCACTTTATACCACTTTATAC includes:
- the rsmH gene encoding 16S rRNA (cytosine(1402)-N(4))-methyltransferase RsmH is translated as MSLNHESVLLSESLQYLNIKPSGIYVDGTLGGAGHTSAIAQQLGEEGLIIGIDRDEVAIQEASKKMKGLNLSCRYEIIHDEFANIKHILNELSEPLVDGILLDLGVSSFQLDEGSRGFSYMQNASLDMRMDQRQSFNASDVVNQYSEEKLHQIIKEYGEEKWAKRVASFIVESRQRAPVETSFELVEIIKNAIPAKARREGPHPAKRTFQAIRMEVNQELQQIKSLLMTAIDHLKPGGRLCVISFHSLEDRMVKSAYKEFQKDCVCPVEFPECKCQQKQQIKIITRKPIVSGEGELAHNPRARSAKLRVAEKI
- the mraZ gene encoding division/cell wall cluster transcriptional repressor MraZ, coding for MFIGEYAHTIDTKGRLSMPARFREELGESFIATKGLDQSLFVYPMNEWKTLESKLKQLPLTNQNARAFVRFFFSGATECELDNQGRIRLPANLRDHAKLEKEVMVIGVGTRVEIWSQPIWQEYNSDENLSYDEIASKMQELGI